The Chitinophagales bacterium genome has a window encoding:
- a CDS encoding glycosyltransferase, with product MVTNENYKPKVAVFVVTYNHENYIAKALESIVAQKTDFQYKVFIGEDYSTDKTREICLSYKNEYPQIIELILHSQNIGSRNNAQLVYKACFDSGAEYIAMCEGDDYWIDDYKLQKQVDFLDLNPEFSLCFHDVKVLSDEKLDVNPINYSKDVYDIYDIANDNVINTVSVLWRKSMIDGVASYIQISILDYYLYMCLAKKGKIKYIPEVMAVYRLHNTGMWSGKSIEKQYQVKIDLFKSFLKDDFDSKVKDILRERLCDMYATLYKRGKKAYVFNVASIDIQRAVQLVLSEFRR from the coding sequence CCAAAAGTTGCGGTATTCGTGGTTACATACAATCATGAGAACTATATTGCAAAAGCATTAGAATCAATTGTAGCACAGAAAACGGACTTTCAGTATAAGGTTTTTATAGGAGAAGATTATTCTACAGACAAGACGAGAGAAATATGTCTGTCATATAAAAACGAATATCCACAAATAATCGAACTAATACTACATAGTCAGAATATAGGTTCTAGGAATAACGCACAGTTGGTTTACAAAGCTTGTTTTGATAGTGGAGCAGAATATATTGCTATGTGCGAGGGCGATGATTACTGGATTGATGATTATAAGCTACAAAAACAAGTAGATTTTTTGGATTTAAACCCCGAATTTAGTCTTTGTTTTCACGATGTGAAAGTTCTAAGTGATGAAAAGTTGGATGTAAATCCGATTAATTATTCTAAGGATGTTTATGACATTTACGATATCGCAAATGATAATGTTATCAATACAGTTTCAGTTTTGTGGAGAAAGTCAATGATTGATGGAGTGGCATCGTATATTCAAATTTCTATTTTGGACTATTATTTGTATATGTGTTTGGCTAAAAAAGGCAAAATCAAATATATTCCTGAAGTGATGGCGGTATACAGGTTGCACAACACGGGTATGTGGTCGGGAAAAAGTATAGAAAAACAATACCAGGTGAAGATAGACCTTTTTAAAAGTTTCCTGAAAGATGATTTTGATAGTAAGGTCAAGGATATATTGAGAGAGCGGCTGTGTGATATGTATGCTACACTGTATAAGCGAGGTAAAAAGGCATATGTTTTTAATGTGGCCAGTATAGATATACAACGCGCTGTTCAACTCGTTCTTTCGGAATTTAGAAGATAG